A region of Oryzias latipes chromosome 18, ASM223467v1 DNA encodes the following proteins:
- the LOC105356424 gene encoding uncharacterized protein LOC105356424 has translation MSSGGKRERETKRKLQHFLNDLALLGSLQGFKYFQPWLRGKEELLLTVVNEDLGCRSPGFVVSRASSRSSSSSSTSSSLNSSDISPSSSSPSLASGSSSPVPGDPEGPQSPPSHKHIKTQPHTSREFSEEHLLPASPSEGEIAVPEVNCTLFLLAGYIKYGRPYAWIRSNHERLVNIGGADSMVKDTPMKLKSITDWQTRGVRVWDVVSELVCLCTVPSPSNPFALDMRYVKSLPAPERFLVTGALMSFLEMYVVYGDRDELHYDKVLEEVQPLRRLHVQSLLEQQRLRKPSMHDSSR, from the exons ATGAGCAGTGGAGGC AAGCGAGAGAGGGAGACGAAGAGGAAACTGCAGCACTTTCTGAATGATTTGGCTCTACTTGGATCCTTACAG GGTTTTAAATACTTCCAGCCGTGGCTCAGAGGGaaagaggagctgctgctgacCGTCGTCAACGAGGATCTG GGTTGTCGTTCTCCTGGTTTTGTGGTGTCCAGAGCTTCCTcacgctcctcctcctcctcctccacctccagcaGCTTGAACAGCAGTGACATCTCTCCCAGCAGCAGCTCCCCCAGCCTGGCCAGTGGGAGCAGCTCCCCAGTGCCTGGAGATCCTGAGGGGCCACAAAGTCCACCGTCTCACAAACACATCAAGACGCAACCTCACACTTCCAG GGAATTCAGTGAAGAGCATCTACTTCCTGCGTCTCCCAGTGAAGGAGAAATAGCCGTGCCA GAGGTGAACTGCACTCTGTTTTTACTGGCTGGCTACATCAAGTATGGACGCCCCTACGCTTGGATTCGCTCCAACCACGAGCGCCTGGTCAACATCGGAGGTGCCGACTCGATGGTTAAGGACACGCCCATGAAGCTCAAGTCCATCACAGACTGGCAGACTCGAG GCGTCCGTGTTTGGGACGTGGTCAGTGAGCTGGTTTGTCTTTGCACCGTTCCCTCCCCCTCCAACCCCTTCGCGCTGGACATGCGCTACGTCAAAAGCCTCCCCGCGCCCGAGCGCTTCCTCGTGACGGGAGCTCTGATGAGCTTCCTGGAGATGTACGTGGTGTACGGGGACCGAGACGAGCTGCACTACGACAAAG TGTTGGAGGAGGTGCAGCCTCTGAGGCGTCTGCATGTCCAGTCCCTGCTGGAGCAGCAACGACTCCGCAAACCCTCCATGCACGACTCTTCCAGATGA
- the LOC101167490 gene encoding uncharacterized protein LOC101167490: protein MKLRPDQSSGPMTGVTSEDHGSTGAVSPQQVSSKPSSKHTMSLGSFQLMQTIKNSPAAFRRRFGRDRTESLSHGDPLFKVHYLGTEKIFSLDREQAQDAIAHLLEGIANRKKLSKDHALVVRPRYVEVKELSTGRQLTKTYLQDIAYCAADANRPNVFLYICKHHGQQLQCRVFWCSRAERARDMTACLARSFQRALSDWQQDGSSTLTSGEARAKLVEETTRRSPSKSSTLPASLGKVRWKRRGSASRSPMRTISRRGSASNNWS, encoded by the exons ATGAAACTGCGGCCAG ATCAAAGCAGCGGGCCAATGACTGGAGTGACCTCCGAAGACCACGGCTCAACAGGAGCAGTCAGCCCACAGCAGGTTTCCTCTAAACCCAGCTCCAAGCACACCATGTCTCTCGGCAGCTTCCAGCTCATGCAGACCATTAAGAACTCTCCGGCTGCGTTCCGGCGGCGGTTCGGCCGCGACCGAACCGAATCGCTCTCCCATGGTGACCCCCTGTTTAAAGTCCACTACCTCGGCACGGAGAAGATCTTCTCCTTGGATCGAGAGCAAGCCCAGGACGCTATTGCACACTTGCTGGAAGGTAttgcaaacaggaagaagctgaGCAAAGATCACGCCCTGGTGGTGCGGCCGCGATACGTGGAGGTCAAGGAGCTGAGCACGGGCCGGCAGCTCACCAAGACGTACCTGCAGGACATCGCTTACTGCGCGGCGGACGCCAACCGGCCCAACGTCTTCTTGTACATCTGTAAACATCACGGCCAGCAGCTGCAGTGTCGGGTGTTCTGGTGCAGCCGGGCGGAGCGGGCGCGGGACATGACGGCGTGTTTGGCGCGCTCCTTCCAGCGAGCGCTGAGCGACTGGCAGCAGGACGGCTCGTCCACGCTGACGTCGGGGGAGGCGAGGGCGAAGCTGGTGGAGGAGACGACCCGCCGCTCTCCTTCCAAGAGCTCCACGCTGCCCGCCAGCTTGGGGAAAG TTCGCTGGAAAAGGAGAGGCTCTGCATCCCGGAGCCCGATGAGGACCATCAGCAGAAGAGGATCCGCCTCCAACAACTGGAGCtga
- the man2b2 gene encoding epididymis-specific alpha-mannosidase: protein MGFLSVLVFACCCRWSSGGRGEDQPVQTFVIPHSHMDVGWVYTIQESMHAYAANVYSSVTEELSKVKERRFIAVEQEFFRLWWDTVASDLQKKQVRQLVKDGRLEFIIGGQVMHDEAVTDLDDQILQMTEGHGFLYQTFGVRPQFSWHVDPFGASATTPVLFALAGFNAHLISRIDYDLKDAMQKTKKLQFVWRGSPSLAAQQEIFTHTMDQFSYCTPSHVPFSNSSGFYWNGVALFPDPPKDGVYPNMSLPVTKETIDAYAKTMVENIKQRAAWFRTNHVLWPWGCDKQFYNSSVQFRNMDPLMKYINQKSKEFGVTVQYATLSQYFQAVHQSNLTWDVRGSQDFLPYSTEPYQAWTGFYASRNVLKGLARRASSQLHAAEILFTRYRVHFPDGPVAKDWALDKLRALRWAVSEVQHHDGITGTESPKVADMYVQHLMQGMMGVQELQAALFLLPHYLDNPAVENFHGAGVDQALEQHVIIYNPLAWNITTVVNITVTLAGAAVYDDEGQPVSAQIQHSAQSNASYDLFVVVQLGGLQHRKYLIRFSGKSGHTYEAKAVVFERRRVKDWTRTGRLRLPVLNRCYKLMFDQETNLLHSITHLYSPKKQRVMMTQDFWEYHANGDVNAGPISDNYIFSANASAVRAYQAVEMQIIPGQIVTEIRQYFYRGENDSDYAYSITTLVPEFSGAGLPCHRLQQTYSVGPLQLNTEVVLRTSTSLKNNQSLYTDDNGFQMMKRTYKKFQNNTLARNYFPMVRTAYIKDDRSGLVLLSDRAHGVSSQANGELEVMLHRRLWNNQPWNLGYNLTLNDSSVVRPTLWMLLGSANATSRLYQREAVELQHRPVVMPIDNPRKPRQEKTGCSSPVRPVVLPPSLHLLSLSVLGWNYSSNHSIHLNHIHSGKDFPPEPDYDRVLLRIMHLYEEGEDPELSKPVTINIKEVLQGVGEVTMLEERSLTGTWDSAGLQRWKWKTANDEGKMKEPHQGHKDFILTISPKEIRTFFVHFSSRNNV, encoded by the exons ATGGGCTTTTTGTCCGTGTTGGTGTTCGCTTGTTGCTGCCGTTGGTCTTCCGGAGGGAGGGGAGAGGATCAGCCCGTCCAAACCTTCGTGATTCCTCACAGTCACATGGATGTAGGCTGGGTCTACACCATCCAG GAGAGCATGCACGCGTATGCAGCCAACGTGTACAGCAGTGTGACCGAGGAGCTGTCAAAGGTCAAAGAGCGCAGGTTCATCGCCGTGGAGCAGGAGTTCTTCCGACTGTGGTGGGACACCGTGGCTTCAGATTTACAAAAGAAGCAG GTGCGACAGCTTGTGAAAGACGGTCGGCTTGAGTTCATCATCGGGGGCCAGGTGATGCACGATGAGGCTGTGACGGACCTGGACGACCAGATCCTACAGATGACAG AGGGCCACGGCTTCCTGTACCAGACGTTTGGGGTGCGGCCTCAGTTCTCATGGCATGTGGATCCGTTCGGAGCCTCCGCCACCACCCCAGTCCTGTTCGCCCTGGCCGGGTTCAACGCCCACCTGATCTCTCGCATCGACTACGACCTCAAAGACGCCATGCAGAAAACGAAG AAGCTGCAGTTTGTGTGGAGAGGTTCTCCGTCTCTGGCTGCCCAGCAGGAAATCTTCACCCACACCATGGATCAGTTCAGCTACTGCACCCCGTCTCACGTGCCGTTCTCCAACAG CTCTGGTTTCTATTGGAATGGAGTTGCTTTGTTCCCGGACCCCCCCAAAGATGGAGTCTATCCCAACATGAGTCTCCCAGTCACCAAGGAGACCATAGATGCCTACGCTAAGACCATGGTGGAGAATATCAAGCAGAGGGCTGCGTGGTTCAGGACTAACCATGTGCTCTGGCCTTGG GGCTGTGACAAACAGTTCTACAACTCCTCCGTTCAGTTCAGAAACATGGACCCCCTGATGAAATACATCAACCAGAAAAGCAAAGAGTTTGGGGTGACGGTTCAGTATGCCACTCTGAGCCAGTATTTCCAAGCCGTCCATCAATCCAATCTTACTTGGGACGTTCGTGGGAGCCAGGACTTCCTGCCATATTCCACCG AGCCCTACCAGGCATGGACGGGGTTTTACGCCTCTAGAAATGTCTTGAAAGGACTTGCGAGGCGGGCCAGTTCCCAGCTGCACGCAGCAGAGATTCTGTTCACTCGGTACCGAGTCCACTTCCCAGACGGGCCCGTGGCTAAAGACTGGGCCCTGGACAAACTCAGAGCTCTGCGCTGGGCCGTCTCTGAG GTCCAGCACCATGATGGCATCACCGGCACGGAGTCTCCGAAGGTGGCAGACATGTACGTACAACACCTGATGCAGGGCATGATGGGagtgcaggagctgcaggctgCACTCTTTCTGCTGCCGCACTACCTGGATAACCCCGCTGTGGAAAACTTCCACGGAGCAG GTGTTGATCAGGCTCTGGAGCAACACGTCATCATTTACAACCCATTGGCGTGGAACATCACCACCGTGGTGAACATCACTGTGACACTCGCGGGCGCCGCCGTCTATGATGACGAAGGGCAGCCGGTTTCTGCACAG ATCCAGCACTCGGCGCAGTCCAACGCGTCATACGACCTTTTCGTGGTGGTGCAACTCGGAGGCTTGCAGCACAGGAAGTACCTGATCCGGTTCTCGGGGAAGTCTGGCCACACGTACGAAGCCAAGGCGGTTGTTTTTGAGCGGCGCAGAGTGAAGGACTGGACGAGAACTGGAAGGCTGCGTCTGCCGGTTCTGAACCGGTGCTACAAACTCATGTTTGACCAGGAAACCAACCTGCTGCACAGCATCACTCACCTGTACAG CCCCAAAAAACAGCGGGTGATGATGACACAGGATTTCTGGGAATACCACGCCAACGGAGACGTGAATGCAGGACCCATCTCTGATAACTACATCTTCAGCGCCAACGCTTCGGCTGTGAGAGCTTACCAAGCCGTGGAGATGCAGATCATCCCCGGACAGATCGTCACTGAGATTAGACAGTACTTCTACAG AGGGGAAAACGATTCCGACTACGCCTACTCCATCACCACTCTGGTCCCGGAGTTTTCCGGGGCGGGGCTTCCGTGTCACAGACTGCAGCAGACCTACTCTGTGGGACCCCTCCAGCTCAACACAGAGGTCGTTTTGAGGACCAGCACCTCCCTGAAGAACAACCAGAGTCTGTACACAGACGACAACGGCTTCCAAATGATGAAGAGAACCTACAAGAAGTTCCAAAACAACACTTTAGCAAGA AATTACTTCCCCATGGTTCGGACAGCCTACATTAAGGATGACCGGAGTGGACTGGTGCTCCTCAGCGACAGAGCTCATGGAGTGTCCAGTCAAGCCAACGGAGAGCTGGAG GTCATGCTCCATCGGAGGCTCTGGAACAACCAGCCGTGGAACCTCGGCTACAACCTGACGCTGAATGACAGCTCCGTGGTGAGGCCCACCCTGTGGATGCTGCTGGGATCCGCCAATGCGACCTCCAGACTGTACCAGAGGGAGGcggtggagctgcagcacaggCCCGTCGTCATGCCCATCGACAATCCTC GCAAACCCCGGCAGGAGAAGACCGGATGCAGTTCTCCGGTGCGCCCTGTAGTTTTGCCGCCTAGTCTCCACCTTCTCAGCCTCAGCGTCCTCGGATGGAACTACAGCTCCAACCACAGCATCCACCTCAACCACATACACTCAG GTAAAGACTTTCCACCAGAGCCAGACTATGATCGGGTTCTGCTGAGGATAATGCATCTATATGAGGAGGGAGAGGATCCCGAACTTTCAAAGCCGGTCACCATAAACATAAAG GAAGTTCTGCAGGGCGTGGGGGAGGTGACGATGCTGGAGGAGCGCTCTCTAACAGGAACCTGGGATAGCGCCGGTCTGCAGAGGTGGAAGTGGAAAACAGCAAATGATgagggaaaaa TGAAAGAACCTCATCAAGGACATAAAGATTTCATTTTGACCATCTCACCTAAAGAAATCAGAACCTTTTTTGTCCACTTCAGCTCCAGAAACAACgtttga